The Littorina saxatilis isolate snail1 linkage group LG13, US_GU_Lsax_2.0, whole genome shotgun sequence genome contains a region encoding:
- the LOC138945912 gene encoding receptor for retinol uptake stra6-like: MAAVASFIGTLAESVQGPGQPKCESKIGSSFYLYLLIPATLICITFAFTGRRKNILPSVMGGRPGVLMPMDAMTRQSRVSYACAFAATANVVFQIVFTGKKLVDYDSKAPFVGSLVKILSVLIYGVAFYPLFACLAMATVLGYAVGSVYVWMLTVVEMYQLTECDMATEERVILVFSSLPQVLCQLYLSVSIPARIPRAIREGRLYVAQTKKPDSSVDDVRRAYVGRHVTKLLKKSETDSNMASSRSKLQIVRSLYFRTTNRWRYRWRHGFRYPTRFLSVMFVSMVVVYATRSLP, from the exons ATGGCGGCGGTGGCAAGCTTCATTGGAACACTGGCTGAGTCAGTCCAAGGCCCCGGCCAGCCCAA GTGTGAGAGCAAGATTGGCTCTTCGTTCTACCTCTACCTGCTTATTCCCGCG ACGCTGATATGCATAACCTTTGCCTTCACCGGGCGACGAAAGAACATCTTGCCATCGGTTATGGGAGGCCGCCCTGGTGTCCTGAT GCCTATGGACGCCATGACAAGACAGTCACGTGTGTCTTACGCGTGTGCCTTTGCCGCCACTGCTAACGTGGTCTTCCAGATTGTCTTCACCGGCAAAAAGCTAGTTGACTATGACAGCAAGGCGCCTTTTGTCGGAT CCTTGGTCAAGATACTGTCTGTGTTGATCTACGGGGTGGCGTTCTACCCACTCTTTGCCTGTCTCGCCATGGCAACCGTGCTGGGGTACGCCGTGGGATCTGTCTACGTCTGGATGCTGACCGTTGTGGAGATGTACCAGCTGACCGAGTGCGATATGGCTACT GAAGAGCGAGTGATTCTGGTGTTCAGCAGCCTGCCCCAAGTGCTGTGTCAGCTGTACCTCAGCGTGTCCATACCAGCACGGATTCCACGTGCGATACGAGAAGGTCGTCTCTATGTTGCACAGACCAAGAAACCCGATAGCTCAGTGGATGACGTTCGTAGAGCTTACGTTGGACGTCACGTGACCAAACttctgaaaaagtcggagacgGACTC AAATATGGCTTCTTCGCGTAGCAAGCTGCAGATTGTGAGATCCTTGTACTTCAGAACTACAAATAGATGGCGCTACCGCTGGAGGCATG GTTTCCGCTACCCAACTCGGTTTCTGTCTGTCATGTTTGTGAGCATGGTTGTGGTCTATGCG ACACGCTCCTTACCGTGA